GGGCCATCGGATTCTCACGATGGAAACCGCAATACACGCAGGAGTTTGAGCATGAATTGGTGATGTAGAGAGGAATGAACATCGACATGGTCTTGCCGAAGCGCTCCTCGGTATATTTGCGGGAAAGACGCGCCATTACCTCCAGGTATGGTTCGGCTGCCGGTGAAATCAGCGCCATGAAGTCGTTCACATCGCAATGGTCCTTGGCAAGGGCACGACGCACATCGTTATCGGTCATTCGAGCAATGCGCTCCGTGGTCTCCTCCCAACTGATATTCTTTAATTCGTCTGAAAACATTTTCTTACTTTTTAAACTTTCTCAAATCGTGTGTCAACTTGGCTGCGCAGAAGTTTGGACCACACATGGTGCAGTACTCACCGTCTGTATGACCTGCCTCCTCGAAATACTTCAAGGCGAGCTCTGGGTCGAGTGAGAGGTGGAACTGGTCTCTCCAGCGGAACTCGAAGCGGGCCTTGGAGAGGGCGTTGTCGCGGATGGTTGCACCTGGATGACCCTTTGCCAAATCGGCTGCATGAGCGGCAATCTTATAGGTTACCACACCTGTGCGCACATCTTCCTTGTTAGGCAAGGCGAGGTGCTCCTTTGGTGTTACATAGCAGAGCATGGCAGTGCCGAGCCATGCTATCTGGGCGCCACCGATGGCTGAAGTGATGTGGTCGTAACCTGGAGCGATATCGGTAACCAATGGGCCGAGGGTGTAGAATGGTGCCTCGTGACAGTGGTCGAGCTGACGCTCCATGTTCTCCTTGATCTTCTGCAATGGCACGTGACCTGGACCCTCGATGAATGCCTGTACGTTCTTGTACCAGGCACGGGTAACAAGCTCGCCCATGGTATCCAGCTCGGCAAACTGGGCTGCATCATTGGCATCGGCGATACAGCCAGGGCGCAGACCATCGCCCAAAGAAAGGGCTACGTCGTACTGTGCCACGATGTCGCAGATGTCGTCGAAGTGCTCATAGAGGAAGCTCTCCTGGTCGTGGTAGAGACACCACTTGCTCATGATGCTACCGCCACGGCTCACGATACCGCAGAGACGGCTATCGGCGAGATGCACGTTGTGGCGACGGATGCCGGCATGGATGGTGAAGTAGTCAACACCCTGCTCGCACTGCTCGATGAGGGTATCACGGAATACCTCCCAGTTCAGATCCTCTACCTTGCCGTTCACCTTCTCCAAAGCCTGGTAGATAGGCACGGTTCCTACTGGTACAGGGCAGTTGCGCACAATCCATTCACGGGTTTCGTGGATATTGTCGCCGGTAGAGAGGTCCATCAAAGTATCGCCTCCCCACTTGCAAGACCATACAGCCTTATCCACCTCTTCCTCGATGCTGGAAGTAGTGGCAGAGTTACCGATGTTGGTATTGATCTTCACGAGGAAGTTGCGGCCGATAATCATCGGTTCGCTCTCCGGGTGATTGATGTTGGCAGGAAGAACGGCACGTCCGCGTGCAATCTCATCACGCACATACTCAGGAGTGATATGGGTATCGATGCCCAACTCCTGGCAGTTCATGTTCTCGCGGATAGCCACGTACTCCATCTCTGGAGTCACGATGCCAGCCTTGGCATAAGCCATCTGGGTGATGTGCTTGCCAGCCTGAGCACGGCGAGGCAACTGGATGTGCTCGAAACGGAGATGGTCGAGGCTATGGTCAGCAAGACGCTGCTTGCCATACTCGCTGGTAACCTCCTTGAGCTGTTCG
The Segatella copri DNA segment above includes these coding regions:
- the thiC gene encoding phosphomethylpyrimidine synthase ThiC, with amino-acid sequence MPNDKKAYAQREKAYMQGKLFPQIKVGMTKVNLTPTVVKDERGIPHTEPNAPVYIYDTSGPYSDPNYQVDLKKGLPRMREQWIIDRNDTEQLKEVTSEYGKQRLADHSLDHLRFEHIQLPRRAQAGKHITQMAYAKAGIVTPEMEYVAIRENMNCQELGIDTHITPEYVRDEIARGRAVLPANINHPESEPMIIGRNFLVKINTNIGNSATTSSIEEEVDKAVWSCKWGGDTLMDLSTGDNIHETREWIVRNCPVPVGTVPIYQALEKVNGKVEDLNWEVFRDTLIEQCEQGVDYFTIHAGIRRHNVHLADSRLCGIVSRGGSIMSKWCLYHDQESFLYEHFDDICDIVAQYDVALSLGDGLRPGCIADANDAAQFAELDTMGELVTRAWYKNVQAFIEGPGHVPLQKIKENMERQLDHCHEAPFYTLGPLVTDIAPGYDHITSAIGGAQIAWLGTAMLCYVTPKEHLALPNKEDVRTGVVTYKIAAHAADLAKGHPGATIRDNALSKARFEFRWRDQFHLSLDPELALKYFEEAGHTDGEYCTMCGPNFCAAKLTHDLRKFKK